A region of the Chloroflexota bacterium genome:
CAGGCCGCGGTCGTCTATGAGCATGCCTGTGGCCTCTGGCGCAGGGTATGGACGCGCACGCGCTCGGTACGCCTGTTGGGCGTGGGTGTGACGAACTTCGTCGGCCCCGAGCGACAGCTCTCCCTCTTCCCGGAGCGGGACGATCGCCAGGAGCGGTTGAGCCAGGCCCTGGATCGTATCCGGGAGCGCTTCGGAGATCACGCCATCGTGCGTGCCTCCTTGCTGGAGGCCTTGGCCGAGGAGCCCGTTCGTCGCGTCCGTTAATGCGGACCCTGGGAGATATCGTCCAGGCGCACCGGGATCGCTCGATCCAGCGTGATCTCCGTCAGGCTCACCCGGCATGTGAACGCCCAGACCTCCACGCCCGCGTCGGCCGCCGCGCTCAGCGTGCGGGTAAAGGTCGGGTCGGCCGCCGCGTTGGGGGCAAAGGCGTGGGCGTCCGATCGCTGCACGACGAAGATGACCGCCGCCCGGGCGCCCTCCTGTCGCAGTCGGATCAGCTCCTCCAGGTGGCGAGCACCGCGCGATGTGGGCGCGTCGGGGAACAGCGCCACGCCATCCTCGACCAGGGTGACCGACTTCGCCTCCACCCAATAGGGCTCTCCTGCCCTCCACAGGCGCAGGTCCAGCCGGCTGTGGCCTGATCGCACCTCTTGTTCCAGTTCCTCGCACTCGGTGAACGGGGACAACCGTCCCTCCCGCCAGGCTTCGGCCAGCAGCGGGGCGGGCAGGCGGGCGTCGATGGAGACCAGGGTGTTCGCGTAGGCCACCAGCCGGAGGTCGTATGCGGTCTTGCGTCCCTGGGTGGAGGCCCGGCTCACCCAGATCGGGGTCCCCGGCACGAAAAGCTCGCTCAATCGGCCGGAGTTGGGGACGTGGGCCGCGGCCGGACGCCCATCGATCTCGATGGTGGCCCGGAAGCGGTTGTCCCGACGCACGAATCGGGCGGGGAGCAGGGGAGGCAGTCTCATGGGCCGGTCCTGTCTTCCAGGGACTGAAGCGTGGCATCCAGCTCGGCCACCGAGGTGATCCGGGCCGCGGTTCGGAGGAACGCTGCCAGGGAAGGGCTGGCCTGGCGCAGCCGGGTGAGCTTGGGGCCGATGGGATCGACTGCCCCCGGGCTGATGGCGTAGCTCCCGTGGAAGGCGAAGTACGCCTGGTTCAGCCGACGGATCGTGTAGCCGTGGGCGAGGAAACGCTGTCGGCGGGCCTCCATGAACGCTTCCGCCTCATTCACATACCCTTTCGCCAGCAGAGCATCCACGGCCAGCCGGGTCGCCCGCATCTCCCTCCCGAAGTCGAACTCCTTTTGTTCGATGGGGCGTTGCTGGCTGGTTGGGATGCGCTTGGGCGGCACCAGGTCGGGATAGAACCGGGCCAGCGCCTTGGCTCCCACCTCATCGCCGACGATGGAGGCCACGGTCTCGTTCAGCGTCACGGTGTCGTTGTTATCGTAGTAGTGCCAGCCCAATGGGCGAAAGGCCAGATAGTTGTGAGTCCACTCATGGGCGATGGTGCTGAGGATCCAGGCCAGGCTGGCGCGATCGATCACCATAGTGGGGAACGCGCCGAAGCCGCCCACCCCTTCCACCAATGCCGACAGGTCGCTCAGGGATTCCACCTGGGTCTCCAGCATGACCTGTCGATCCAGGGGTAGGTCGGATTCCAGGTAAACGCCCATATACAGCTCGATGCGGGAGCGCGGCGAGACGATCAGGTAGTACGGCGGCTCGGAG
Encoded here:
- the sfsA gene encoding DNA/RNA nuclease SfsA — protein: MRLPPLLPARFVRRDNRFRATIEIDGRPAAAHVPNSGRLSELFVPGTPIWVSRASTQGRKTAYDLRLVAYANTLVSIDARLPAPLLAEAWREGRLSPFTECEELEQEVRSGHSRLDLRLWRAGEPYWVEAKSVTLVEDGVALFPDAPTSRGARHLEELIRLRQEGARAAVIFVVQRSDAHAFAPNAAADPTFTRTLSAAADAGVEVWAFTCRVSLTEITLDRAIPVRLDDISQGPH